A region of the Heyndrickxia acidicola genome:
CGCTGGACGCTAAGGTCCATAAATATTAGGTGGTATTAATATACACCTGATGTATTTAGAATATACCACGTTATGTTATAAATGCAACATAATAGCGTTCAAAAATGATAAAAAAACGTGAAAAGAGTATATAAAAACGTGAAAAAGTGGATCATTTTCATTTTCAAGAAACATTTTCATCTTCGCTCTGATCACTTATGATTTGTACATTTAAAAACTCTATTCTCCGGTTCAATTTTTCAATTTCCTTCTCTTTTTCTTCCAGAAGTTCATTTTTAGATGCTAATTCTTTTAATAAGTGGTCTTGATGTTTTATTAAAAGGTTGTAGCTATATGGAGCCATGATTTTCATAAGTACTTCATCAATCTCATTCAATTTATCAGTATTGGATACACGTTTGAATTTCCGTAATATACGTCGTTTAGAAATAAATCTAGATTGTTCTAATTTAATACCACAATTGTTTTTTACTTCCCCTAAATCGCGAATGTTTTTACTTAAAGATACATGGGTATCTACACCATCGTTAAAACATTTTGAAGATATTGGCGCAATAATAACACCGTCAAATGTATCTGCCAAAACAATTGCTGGATGTTCGAATGTCAATTCTGTCCCAAAATGACCGAAAAAATCGACCAGAACAATTTGTCCTCTGCTAAAAATATGAGAATCCTTAAACTTCGGAGATAATGAACCATTTTTATCTTTCACATAGGCTTCAAATCCCAAAATCCAATGGATACCTTCTTCAAGTTTCCACTTTCGAATCTGATCATCCATCATTCTCGCGTTTTCAAATACATCAACAATTAATTGTGGATCTTCAGTTACCAGTTTTCCATCACAAGGTTTTGATCTTATCCCTCTGTCAAATTTAGTCTGTATCTTGTAATAACTTCTAGAACGCATATAACTCCTCCTCTTCAAAAAAGATTTTACCAGAAATCGACAAAAGTTACTGATAAAAATACTAGTTAAAAAATAAAAGATAAAAAAAGGTGAGTTATTGGCTGAACTATTTAAGAAATGGGTTTTCATCACTATTCTAGCCCCTTATCCTGGCTATTTTACCGCCTTAAATAAAAAGGTAATGGTTTTGTACCCTAAACGCTTAAAAGGGCTAAAAACCCCCTTAAAAGCATAAAAAGAGCCCATATAATATGGACTCTTCGCTTTATGTAAGGCGGGAAGACTGGGTCCTCCCTTTCGGGTTGCCCCGATGGAAGTGGCGTTTCGTTTCCAAAACTGTTCTTCCTGATAACATATTATTCTAGAGTTTCATATGTGTTACTGGTTTTTAAAATTGTACATCTGACGAGGATCCGTGAATCCTGTGAATAGGGGTTATTGCTTGAATGGTTATTTGCTGCCCAAAAGTAACATTAAGCAAATTTACATATAAAAAATAAGTTAATAATACATATCTTTTAGCCAGCTTTTGAGTCTGAAGAAAATTCATTTTGCAGCGTCTTCCGGAATATCTTTGTTATGTGCAACAGACCTCTCTTTGAAAAGGAGGTGATCCGATGAACGCTTTTGATGTAGTAAAGTTTGGATTTGATACTTTTTTCCAAACGACCACTTTTATCTTTACACTGTTAATCCTCATAAAAAATAGCCCATCTAGAGAAGACAGACCCAACCGAAGGTAGATTATGCGATTCTAACACCTTTAAACTGACATTTTTTTATAGAAAAATGAGACGTGGCAGCGTCCGTTTTTCTTTTTTTGTTTAAATATAGGACAACTTTAAAGTGGTAAAAAGCATATTCCGAAGAACATTCCGTGTAATATACCTAGTATCTCCCTGTAACCCACGTGTAGACTGCGTTAGAGTAGCGTAATCATACCGCTAATACAGTGTATGATATATAAATTAAATTATTATAAGGGATATTTAGGCTTATATATTTATTTTCATTATCTGATCTAAAAAAAGTCATCCTCATCTTCTTCTTTTAAAGCAATGGCCAGCCTTGCTCTGGATGTTGGAGAGAGTCCAAGGTCGGAAGCAAAAACCCTCATTTGTGCTGCAGCTTTATCCATCTTTGCAAAGAATGGGTTAGGCTTACCATCAACCCACTTGCCCTTTGCTTTTATTTCTCTTTTGTAGGATAAAAAGTTTGAATAAGCATCACAATACAGGGCTAAATGGTTAATATCAGCTTCAGAAATCAATTCCACAGATAGAAGGAGATCTGCAAGGCGCTTAAATTCTTTCTTTGCTGTGGCATCCAGCCAAGAAGGAGGAACGATATTTTCTGAACGCATTTTTAATTTATCTTCATTTGCAACTCGTCTTTCTAATTCTTCCTTTACATACCGGCTTTTATTGCCCTCTAACAGGGTCAATTTTGCGCTTTTTGGTGGTCTTGGCATATTTGTATTACCGCCCTTCAAAAATTTAAAATTTGCCCTTTACAAACGAATAACAGCAATGTACGATAAACCCAAGAGCACCAAGGCTTTAAGCCGGGTGCTCTTTTGTGTGCCCAGGGCTGAAAAAAACTTTATAAATCGAATTTTTTACGAAGGATGGTCCACACCGTTTTTCTCAAAAATAGTTGAAAAAGTTGAAAAGGCAGGGGGGACATCAAACGACAAAATAAATTGTTTTTCCGTTATAAATAGACAATCTTCGCCTTGATTCGACAATTCATATCCATATGATTCCATTCACATTAGGTATCTAATACCTTAGTAAACTGTTTGATTATCCATTTACCAGCAATGCTGCATTATCTGAAGCTAATAGCACCTTAAGTAATGCTGTTATGCATTGATAATCAGGTGTTAATGTTAGTTAATTCCCTTTAATATCAACGTTTCCAGGTCGTTTATTCCTCTTTGTTGACCTTTAAACAGTTAAAGAGATAAATTGCATTGGTTTTAATTAAATAATGAATGATATTGTAATGAATTATCGTTAAAATCCATCAAGTATCTTGAATATCAAGATGGTATTAGCATTATCCATTACTCTTTACAGCTATAAGCATCATCTGTATGCCTTTGTAGGTGTATTAAAGGTGTGTATGGTTCACTGTACCGCTGTTACTCGTTCAGCACCGCTTCAAACCGCTGTTTCATCTGCTTTTCACACTTAAAACCGTCTAAAACCACTCATTTTGCACTCTAAACGGCTTATATCAGTACAACAAAGCCCTTTCTGCACTCAATACACCTCTTACAGCACCGTACACACTCTCTGTCTGCTCTTTCCACACTCAGATACGCTCTACACAGTCTATATACAGTTATATAGAGTTATATAGTCTTATATAGGTTATATACACTCATACACCACACTAAGACTGCTATCCGTTCACTCTACATCTGTAAGGAGATACACAGTACAGCAACCGCGTTGCTGCTGCTTACATCACATACTCATATACAATGTATATAAGAAGACTGCCCAGGCTATATGAGCAGTCTATTCTAATTGGTTTAGCTAAGTGGCATTAAACCATATTGATAGTCGGTATTTGCTACTTGCACATCGAATTGATCAATGAACCTTGTACTAACCATTGCTTGATTAAATTTATAAGAAAGAGACGATTTCAACAATGTACCCTTATCGAAATACTTTAATGATAGGAATAACGATCCAAACACGAAAGGAGCCGATCCGTTTACATTCGGAAGTTCTTCGTCTGAAACATAAACAATCCTAAATCCGTTGAAGAAAATAACTGGAGAATTGTAGCCATCAATCATTTTATAGATTAGGAAGTTCTCAAGATTACCGGTGCTGTCTAATGTAGATACAAGTTTTGAGAAACCTGACTGATTCGTTGCAATGACAACTGAGTCTTTTAGTGCTGGATCAATATCGTTTATGAGCGATTTTTCAAGATCGAGATGGCTAGATAAAGTAGATGGTGTGGCAATGGCATTCTGCAACATTTTAAATATCTCGATATTTTCAGTTCTCGCTTTTTTCTTTTCGTGGCTGGCTTGTAAAATATCAATTACACTTTCCGGTGAATCCTGAATGTTTGATAAAGACACTGGAATAATTGAACCGAATCTGCGAATTTTATAACGAATGCTCTCGAGTTTTTCATCATCTTCTTGTATTTGAGAATCATAGTCTACAAGCTCAGTTAATTCAGTAATGCCACTTGGATCTTCAAATACGAATGTACCAGCAAATGTTTTAACCGGAATCACGTTGACGAATTGCTTAATGGATTGGAAAGGACGTTGAAAATCTGTG
Encoded here:
- a CDS encoding type II toxin-antitoxin system PemK/MazF family toxin is translated as MRSRSYYKIQTKFDRGIRSKPCDGKLVTEDPQLIVDVFENARMMDDQIRKWKLEEGIHWILGFEAYVKDKNGSLSPKFKDSHIFSRGQIVLVDFFGHFGTELTFEHPAIVLADTFDGVIIAPISSKCFNDGVDTHVSLSKNIRDLGEVKNNCGIKLEQSRFISKRRILRKFKRVSNTDKLNEIDEVLMKIMAPYSYNLLIKHQDHLLKELASKNELLEEKEKEIEKLNRRIEFLNVQIISDQSEDENVS
- a CDS encoding phage terminase small subunit P27 family; the protein is MPRPPKSAKLTLLEGNKSRYVKEELERRVANEDKLKMRSENIVPPSWLDATAKKEFKRLADLLLSVELISEADINHLALYCDAYSNFLSYKREIKAKGKWVDGKPNPFFAKMDKAAAQMRVFASDLGLSPTSRARLAIALKEEDEDDFF
- a CDS encoding phage major capsid protein, coding for MEQTLQELNTAWIQAGQRVSDLRAKRTLDMLDENVSVEEIATLSARLEAAEVKLDIAHLKYQNALNAGQTENNGDDKMNQKQKEIKAAYANLILQKPMTAEQKALVIIDDGTGNPVWQEEVFTDFQRPFQSIKQFVNVIPVKTFAGTFVFEDPSGITELTELVDYDSQIQEDDEKLESIRYKIRRFGSIIPVSLSNIQDSPESVIDILQASHEKKKARTENIEIFKMLQNAIATPSTLSSHLDLEKSLINDIDPALKDSVVIATNQSGFSKLVSTLDSTGNLENFLIYKMIDGYNSPVIFFNGFRIVYVSDEELPNVNGSAPFVFGSLFLSLKYFDKGTLLKSSLSYKFNQAMVSTRFIDQFDVQVANTDYQYGLMPLS